The Mesorhizobium sp. M1D.F.Ca.ET.043.01.1.1 genome contains a region encoding:
- a CDS encoding AAA family ATPase: MAEVGLLEWADKQPDWIRDALRRHAARPGFNLEQEDKAGVTARVRHVGGFTADLPECSPLSAEHLRANSSNEPRAVLCSLGPVKHLNRLAEEQQLRFATDGITIIYGDNGSGKSGYCRIAKKLCRSLTADDLLGNVFEIGTKPPAEVLVRFLEEGATEPTPITWKDGTLPPASIARISVFDSANARLYVDKQNRIGFLPAAIALLESHGRHRTELEADFREEIKAIEKNLKTPLPSGYTAAGAVVKLLARLEIKSKDVMPSAAEIKNLAALSEQDMADLAGLEQALASDPSTMATKRRRAKAALEKLLTASEQIDAALSAAALEIYRNLYATADSTAQAAQLAASGAFATMPLSGVGLSPWRYMFDHARAYLASVTGIDHQHLPDQEGDRCMLCQEPMTADAAGRIQSFNDFVTGAANKAAQVASIAHEEALRQIKGLTIATGEAVEAALGEFGDLSAARKAMVALISAYYVEAGKRRDAIVVAAALSEYAAFPQLAAPVASKLRTEAEALEAEALTDDKAAADDGNRATDRARRDTLKDRKKLGDDLTIVLARLANLEERRKLLSCCDAVETGSVSRQMTSLRRSLVMQDLEKRVVAEIETLALTHIPFAVNDRSQDGQSYFEVGLNAAKAISNSKVLSEGEQRALALACFLAEVGGDTSRQGMIIDDPVSSLDHVRIRRVAARLVKEAATGRQIIIFTHNLLFFNEVVDAAAQANPPIPLVRNYINKSESAGFGLISETDEPWIAQSVTKRIETLKTRLKSFDGATDFTTDAWRRSAKDFYSDLRETWERLVEEILLGKVVERFNSDVKTQSLKGVVVEDEDHKRIYWAMKRVSERSGHDMASAKAIPVPTPNDMKSDLDGIDQYRIDTTKRKKDAEKRRIEFEQPPKATVL, encoded by the coding sequence ATGGCCGAGGTTGGACTTTTGGAATGGGCGGATAAGCAGCCCGACTGGATTAGGGATGCCTTAAGAAGACACGCCGCGCGGCCGGGCTTCAACCTCGAGCAGGAGGATAAGGCCGGTGTAACAGCTCGGGTCCGCCACGTCGGTGGATTTACCGCTGATCTGCCCGAATGCTCTCCGCTCTCGGCGGAGCATTTGAGGGCCAACAGTTCGAACGAGCCGCGCGCGGTGCTTTGCTCACTCGGCCCCGTCAAGCATTTGAACCGCCTCGCCGAAGAGCAGCAACTGCGTTTCGCCACCGATGGCATCACCATTATCTACGGCGACAATGGAAGCGGAAAGAGCGGCTATTGCCGGATCGCGAAGAAGCTTTGCCGTAGTCTGACGGCGGATGATCTTCTTGGCAACGTGTTCGAGATCGGCACCAAACCGCCAGCCGAAGTGCTTGTCCGGTTTCTCGAAGAGGGTGCTACGGAACCGACCCCCATAACCTGGAAGGACGGAACGCTGCCCCCCGCGTCAATTGCACGGATCTCCGTTTTCGACTCCGCGAACGCTCGCCTCTACGTCGATAAGCAAAACCGTATCGGTTTTCTGCCCGCAGCCATCGCGCTTCTCGAAAGCCATGGACGTCACCGCACCGAGCTCGAAGCCGACTTCCGGGAAGAAATCAAAGCGATCGAAAAGAACCTAAAGACACCATTGCCGAGTGGGTACACAGCTGCCGGCGCGGTCGTAAAGCTGCTGGCTCGTCTCGAAATCAAGTCAAAGGACGTGATGCCTTCCGCAGCCGAAATCAAAAACCTCGCTGCCCTCTCAGAGCAGGACATGGCTGATCTCGCTGGCCTCGAACAGGCTCTGGCAAGCGACCCTTCAACGATGGCGACAAAGCGTCGGCGTGCCAAGGCGGCCTTGGAAAAACTGCTGACTGCATCTGAACAGATCGACGCGGCTCTCTCAGCGGCGGCCCTCGAGATTTATCGCAATCTATATGCAACAGCCGATTCTACAGCGCAGGCTGCACAACTTGCCGCCTCAGGAGCGTTCGCGACTATGCCGTTGAGCGGCGTTGGGCTTTCTCCCTGGCGGTATATGTTCGACCATGCACGAGCCTATTTAGCGAGCGTCACTGGCATCGATCATCAGCACTTGCCAGATCAGGAAGGCGATCGTTGCATGCTCTGCCAGGAGCCGATGACGGCGGACGCCGCGGGGCGGATCCAATCCTTCAATGACTTCGTAACGGGCGCCGCAAATAAGGCGGCGCAAGTCGCATCTATTGCCCATGAAGAGGCCCTGCGCCAAATCAAAGGACTCACCATTGCGACCGGGGAGGCGGTTGAGGCGGCTCTCGGAGAGTTTGGCGATCTGTCCGCCGCACGCAAGGCGATGGTGGCCCTGATCTCGGCATATTATGTCGAGGCAGGTAAAAGGCGTGATGCAATTGTCGTTGCGGCTGCGCTGTCCGAGTACGCTGCGTTCCCGCAACTTGCGGCGCCAGTTGCATCGAAACTCCGAACGGAGGCGGAGGCGCTAGAGGCCGAAGCGCTGACGGACGACAAGGCAGCGGCCGACGACGGGAACCGCGCTACCGATCGAGCTCGTCGCGATACACTCAAGGATCGGAAAAAACTGGGCGACGATCTCACCATCGTTCTCGCGCGCTTGGCGAATCTCGAAGAGCGGCGCAAGCTTCTCTCATGCTGCGATGCTGTCGAAACAGGCTCGGTGTCACGGCAGATGACGTCGCTTCGACGAAGCCTCGTCATGCAGGATCTCGAAAAGCGCGTCGTCGCCGAGATTGAGACTCTGGCGTTAACGCACATCCCGTTCGCAGTTAATGATCGTAGTCAAGATGGGCAGAGCTATTTCGAGGTCGGGCTCAACGCGGCAAAAGCGATCTCAAACAGCAAGGTCTTAAGCGAAGGAGAGCAGCGCGCGCTTGCCCTGGCCTGTTTCTTAGCCGAGGTCGGAGGAGACACATCGCGTCAAGGCATGATCATCGACGACCCCGTGTCATCTCTCGACCATGTTCGGATCAGGCGGGTCGCGGCAAGGCTCGTAAAAGAAGCGGCCACAGGACGTCAGATTATTATTTTCACCCATAATCTTCTGTTCTTCAACGAGGTGGTTGACGCAGCTGCGCAGGCCAATCCGCCGATTCCCCTTGTTCGAAACTACATCAACAAGTCCGAATCTGCCGGTTTTGGCTTGATTAGCGAAACTGACGAGCCGTGGATCGCACAGTCTGTCACGAAGCGCATCGAGACTCTCAAGACGCGCCTGAAGAGCTTCGACGGCGCCACTGATTTCACCACCGATGCTTGGCGAAGGTCAGCGAAGGATTTCTACAGCGATCTTCGGGAAACCTGGGAGAGGCTCGTTGAAGAAATCCTGCTCGGTAAAGTCGTCGAGCGATTTAACAGCGATGTCAAGACACAGAGCCTGAAGGGTGTGGTGGTCGAGGACGAAGACCACAAGCGAATCTATTGGGCCATGAAGCGAGTTTCGGAGCGTTCTGGACATGACATGGCGTCCGCCAAGGCCATTCCAGTTCCAACACCAAACGATATGAAGAGCGATCTTGATGGAATTGACCAATATCGTATCGACACCACCAAACGAAAAAAGGATGCCGAAAAGCGCCGGATTGAATTCGAACAGCCTCCCAAGGCGACTGTACTCTAG